From the Diospyros lotus cultivar Yz01 chromosome 13, ASM1463336v1, whole genome shotgun sequence genome, one window contains:
- the LOC127788461 gene encoding uncharacterized protein LOC127788461 isoform X2, with translation MLKLFSSCITHLVSIVCNGSTMQGEFELPTRLSVAAADCMLSLTLPLSKKDLDSDGSGLSDNKVKPTSKLLEVSNNMEMKMLLWDHLDELIILVERLLAWNRKSRSLHAKGLERVLKWLQGIKGHYVHVSNEAGSQALKTVVLLLCSCWKHYGMLMHLEDYKLSQHYKELVDQYLSGIQFYAEYTKEHAENIDNGIETIKFFLNCLSLLLGHFDGKQFENAISEYGLQISRVLIKQLHSPDEDVIDGAVCILKAVIFRTNCSLSRNIPTDTREMDALLPLLLHLLDERDGTSRAVVALIAEYCSVSTDERCLQEVLKRLAFGEVLQRRNAIDVISEIFHISPNPVNIYCRQDVANHLLECLGDEDLVIREQASNLIQMMEPSLVLPALVGLVYSSDEAVQSSARDTCLFVLKYNNKNYEVLSILVDCLSKLCQIPDLPEASGNKVKGGRNLDADRVLKLIPQWSKSVEDWNLLIEPLIDKMFSEPSNVIMVRLLSYISEQLADTADIVFQRLLFHIKQQNGLDTQSYEIDNTAKLEHSPFNRLCPLLIVKLLPLRVFNDINSPLNYGEFRNQGKGYLNIKDAEYECVAGTLLNRAFNKFEFEDVRKLAAELCGRIHPLVLFPVIASQLERATNAQDVLKIKACLFSLCTSLVVRGKDSILHPALLKIRNTIETVLLWPSLDGDEVSKAQHGCIDCLALIICTELHTPESFKDLTAKKTSLVGINSLKDAAMGNSLLSYVIHQLTCEKHEVASSAKMQTEDCKHDKSKSHSFRLCMGNVLISACQKISDSDKTHFAQKILPPLIQSVEVIMESDIRAACVQVFFSAVYYLKSAVLPHASDLLTVSLKSLKEGSEKEKLAGAKLLASLMASEEPVVESIATGLLAAKTVLSSISSSDPSPEVRLVSKQLLTCLTSV, from the exons ATGCTGAAGCTTTTTTCTTCATGTATCACACATCTTGTGTCTATTGTTTGCAATGGAAG CACAATGCAGGGGGAGTTTGAATTGCCAACTCGTCTTTCAGTTGCTGCTGCTGATTGCATGTTATCCCTCACCCTACCACTGTCAAAAAAAGATCTAGATTCCGACGGTTCAG GTTTAAGTGACAACAAAGTGAAACCAACTAGTAAATTACTTGAAGTCTCGAACAACATGGAGATGAAGATGTTACTTTGGGATCATTTAGATGAACTTATTATTCTTGTGGAGAGACTCCTTGCT TGGAACAGAAAAAGCCGGTCTTTACATGCGAAAGGATTGGAGAGAGTACTTAAGTGGTTGCAGGGAATAAAAGGGCACTATGTGCATGTTAGCAATGAGGCTG GCTCACAAGCGCTCAAGACTGTAGTTCTGCTTCTCTGTTCCTGTTGGAAGCATTACGGAATGTTGATGCACTTGGAAGACTACAAGCTTTCTCAGCATTATAAAGAGCTGGTGGACCAATACCTGTCTGGGATTCAG TTTTATGCAGAATACACCAAAGAGCATGCTGAGAATATAGACAATGGGATAGAGACTATAAAGTTTTTCCTAAACTGTCTATCCCTTTTGTTGGGGCATTTTGATGGCAAGCAATTTGAGAATGCAATTTCTGAATATGGGTTGCAGATATCTCGTGTTCTTATAAAGCAG CTTCACAGCCCAGATGAGGATGTGATTGATGGTGCTGTTTGCATCTTAAAGGCAGTAATCTTCAGGACCAATTGTTCGTTGTCTCGAAACATCCCCACTGACACTAGAGAGATGGATGCTCTACTACCATTACTGCTACACCTTTTAGATGAACGCGATGGCACAAGCAGGGCTGTTGTTGCCCTTATTGCTGAATACTGCTCCgt AAGCACAGATGAACGCTGCCTCCAGGAAGTTCTAAAGCGCCTTGCTTTTGGAGAGGTCTTACAGAGGAGGAATGCTATTGATGTTATTTCAGAAATTTTTCACATATCACCCAATCCCGTGAAT ATTTATTGCAGACAAGATGTGGCTAACCACTTATTGGAGTGCCTTGGAGATGAGGATTTGGTAATTCGAGAACAGGCATCAAATTTGATCCAAATGATGG AACCTTCTCTGGTTTTGCCTGCATTAGTTGGTCTTGTTTATTCATCAGATGAAGCAGTACAATCTTCTGCTAGAGATACATGTCTTTTTGTGCTCAagtataataacaaaaattatgaaGTTCTATCCATCCTGGTCGATTGTCTTAG CAAGCTTTGCCAAATTCCAGATCTTCCAGAAGCTTCAGGAAATAAGGTGAAAG GTGGTCGGAACTTGGATGCTGATAGAGTGCTCAAACTTATTCCGCAGTGGTCAAAAAGT GTTGAAGACTGGAACTTGTTAATTGAGCCATTGATTGACAAGATGTTTTCCGAGCCATCAAATGTAATTATGGTCAGGTTGCTAAGTTATATAAGTGAACAATTAGCCGATACTGCAGACATAGTCTTTCAGCGTCTTCTATTTCATATAAAACAACAGAATGG ATTGGACACTCAAAGCTATGAAATTGATAATACTGCAAAATTGGAGCATTCTCCGTTTAATCGTCTTTGTCCATTACTTATCGTGAAGCTGCTTCCACTAAGAGTTTTCAATGATATTAATTCTCCACTTAATTATGGTGAATTTCGCAACCAAG GTAAGGGATATCTCAACATTAAGGATGCAGAGTACGAGTGTGTTGCTGGAACCCTTCTAAATAG GGCAttcaacaaatttgaatttgaggaTGTTCGGAAACTTGCTGCTGAGCTCTGTGGGCGGATTCACCCCCTG GTGCTATTTCCAGTTATTGCCTCACAGTTGGAAAGAGCCACAAACGCTCAAGATGTGCTGAAGATAAAAGCTTGTTTGTTTTCACTTTGTACATCTCTTGTG GTTAGGGGCAAGGATTCAATTTTACATCCTGCTTTGCTCAAAATTAGGAACACTATAGAAACTGTGTTGCTGTGGCCTTCACTTGATGGAGATGAAG TTTCCAAGGCCCaacatggatgcattgattGTCTAGCACTGATTATATGTACTGAACTGCACACTCCGGAATCATTCAAGGACTTAACCGCAAAGAAAACAAGCCTTGTTGGAATAAACAGTCTAA AGGATGCTGCAATGGGGAATTCACTACTCAGTTATGTGATCCATCAATTAACATGTGAAAAGCACGAGGTGGCTTCCTCTGCCAAAATGCAAACTGAAGATTGCAAACATGACAAATCAAAATCTCATTCATTTCGTTTATGCATGGGTAATGTCCTCATCAGCGCTTGTCAAAAGATCTCCGATTCTGACAAGACACACTTTGCTCAGAAAATACTTCCGCCTCTAATTCAGTCTGTTGAG GTGATAATGGAATCAGATATTAGAGCTGCGTGCGTCCAGGTTTTCTTTTCAGCTGTATATTATCTCAAGTCTGCAGTTCTTCCTCACGCATCTGATCTTCTCACTGTCTCTCTGAAATCTCTTAAAGAGGGATCAGAAAAA GAAAAACTGGCTGGTGCCAAGCTATTGGCATCCCTGATGGCGAGCGAAGAACCGGTTGTGGAGAGTATCGCGACAGGATTACTGGCGGCAAAAACAGTGCTTTCGAGCATATCCTCATCAGATCCTTCACCAGAAGTACGTCTTGTGTCCAAACAGTTGCTTACATGCTTGACTTCTGTATAG